Proteins encoded in a region of the Moritella marina ATCC 15381 genome:
- a CDS encoding CPXCG motif-containing cysteine-rich protein: protein MKQLTETSITCPYCGETLEVLIDPADVGQQYIEDCQVCCKPINFLISKDADGELAVAAYSDDEVF from the coding sequence ATGAAGCAATTAACTGAAACATCGATAACATGCCCTTACTGCGGTGAAACCCTCGAAGTACTTATCGACCCTGCCGACGTGGGGCAGCAATATATTGAAGATTGCCAAGTCTGTTGTAAACCGATTAACTTCTTGATTTCAAAAGATGCAGATGGCGAGCTTGCTGTGGCTGCTTACAGTGACGACGAAGTCTTTTAA
- a CDS encoding FAD-dependent oxidoreductase: MKIEENQWHICSNCQGRGKVSKRLRKKVRLSYQRELEQFEKNNSEGIAPVRPKPHLDACSNCQGSGLIRSAIQPVTENGADIKNYPHVAIIGGGIGGVALAVACRHRGIPFTLYERDSCFTARSQGYGLTLQQASRAIEGLGVVSLDKGIVSTRHVVHTTDGTVIGEWGIRKWVPSDQRKLPKRTNVHIARQSLRLALLEQLGGDDAVTWGHQLVDFKQSAAEGVNLSFQVDGEIKHARADLIVGADGIRSSVRKLLVGDEASPLNYLGCIAILGICPLSAIQSLVDDEALDRTLLDSATVFQTANGHERIYIMPYDADSVMWQLSFPMPENEAKALSALGPKALKEDAINRCQWHAPIPEILTATPESLVSGYPVYDRALLKAELLEKGTNATLIGDAAHPMSPFKGQGANQALLDALSLAREITKECRPLSKWRDAGVRASVLNTFEAEMLARSAKKVKESAEAAEFLHTDVVLHEGNEPRGRCLNRTEEKQEQREQ; the protein is encoded by the coding sequence TTGAAAATTGAAGAGAACCAGTGGCACATTTGTTCAAATTGTCAGGGACGCGGTAAAGTCAGTAAGCGTCTACGTAAGAAAGTAAGACTCAGCTATCAGCGTGAGTTGGAACAATTTGAAAAGAATAACAGCGAAGGTATTGCGCCTGTTCGCCCTAAGCCACACCTTGATGCCTGCTCGAATTGCCAAGGTTCTGGTCTGATCCGTTCTGCTATTCAACCTGTTACTGAAAACGGCGCTGATATAAAAAATTATCCACATGTTGCTATTATTGGCGGTGGTATCGGTGGTGTAGCACTCGCGGTCGCTTGTCGTCACCGTGGCATTCCTTTTACTTTGTATGAACGTGATAGTTGCTTTACAGCTCGGTCTCAAGGTTATGGGTTGACGTTGCAACAAGCGAGCCGGGCAATCGAAGGTTTGGGTGTTGTTTCACTCGATAAAGGCATCGTTTCAACCCGACATGTCGTGCATACCACCGACGGTACCGTCATTGGCGAATGGGGAATTCGAAAGTGGGTACCGTCAGACCAGCGAAAATTACCGAAACGAACCAATGTGCATATCGCCAGACAGTCGTTACGTTTAGCCTTGCTTGAGCAATTAGGTGGCGATGATGCGGTAACATGGGGACATCAGTTAGTTGATTTTAAACAATCAGCGGCTGAAGGTGTTAATTTAAGCTTTCAAGTTGATGGTGAGATAAAGCACGCCCGTGCTGATCTTATCGTGGGTGCGGATGGTATCCGTAGTTCGGTGCGTAAATTGCTGGTGGGTGATGAAGCGTCGCCACTAAACTATTTAGGCTGTATCGCTATTCTTGGTATTTGTCCTTTGTCGGCTATCCAAAGTTTAGTGGATGACGAGGCTCTTGATCGTACTCTGCTAGATTCAGCCACTGTATTCCAAACAGCTAACGGCCATGAGCGTATTTATATCATGCCTTATGACGCAGATTCAGTGATGTGGCAACTTAGTTTTCCAATGCCAGAAAACGAGGCTAAGGCGTTAAGCGCACTAGGTCCTAAAGCACTGAAAGAAGATGCGATTAATCGTTGTCAGTGGCATGCACCTATTCCAGAGATATTAACAGCGACACCGGAATCGTTGGTTTCTGGTTATCCTGTGTATGACCGAGCATTACTCAAAGCTGAGCTATTAGAGAAAGGTACTAACGCGACGCTAATCGGCGATGCTGCTCACCCGATGAGCCCATTCAAAGGTCAGGGTGCAAACCAAGCTTTGTTAGATGCACTGTCTCTCGCAAGGGAAATCACCAAAGAATGTAGACCTTTATCGAAATGGCGTGATGCAGGCGTACGGGCAAGTGTGTTAAATACATTTGAAGCTGAAATGTTAGCACGCAGCGCTAAGAAAGTGAAAGAGTCTGCCGAGGCTGCTGAGTTTTTACATACTGATGTTGTGCTGCATGAGGGCAATGAGCCAAGAGGTCGCTGCCTGAATCGAACTGAAGAAAAGCAAGAACAGCGAGAGCAGTAA
- a CDS encoding PhzF family phenazine biosynthesis protein, whose amino-acid sequence MNKAYILNVFTGEHAQGNPAAVVKLTAWLADTELQALSKNLGQPVTSFIVATDQGYAIRWFAGDVEIDLCGHGSLAAAAAAAIFEIQPEHALDVKLHSQHGIITVKKLADGYSMVMPSWTAKLSLDLHTNDYGKLVGLDPIDVFATRDLILVLEDEHQVRDFKPDFAVIKAIDDYHALIVTAQKGEAGYVLRFFAPKIGIDEDIATGSAQCSLVPYWSNKLSVDQLDTRQLEVHQRSREGGYFQVTQNQNDSIELKVNVVLKDIVNLGEL is encoded by the coding sequence GTGAATAAAGCATATATATTAAATGTATTTACAGGTGAACACGCGCAGGGTAATCCTGCTGCTGTCGTCAAGTTAACAGCTTGGTTGGCAGATACTGAGCTGCAAGCATTGTCTAAAAATTTAGGCCAACCGGTGACATCGTTTATCGTTGCTACAGATCAAGGCTATGCTATTCGTTGGTTTGCTGGTGACGTCGAAATCGATTTATGCGGTCATGGCAGTTTAGCGGCAGCGGCAGCGGCGGCTATTTTTGAAATCCAACCAGAGCATGCATTAGACGTCAAACTACATAGTCAGCATGGCATAATTACCGTCAAAAAATTAGCCGATGGTTATTCAATGGTTATGCCGAGTTGGACTGCTAAACTAAGTTTAGACTTACATACCAATGATTATGGCAAGCTAGTTGGTCTAGATCCTATTGATGTATTTGCAACCCGGGATTTGATTTTAGTACTTGAGGATGAACACCAAGTTCGTGACTTCAAACCTGACTTTGCAGTTATTAAGGCTATCGATGATTATCATGCTTTGATAGTGACCGCGCAGAAAGGCGAAGCGGGTTATGTACTCAGATTCTTCGCTCCTAAGATTGGTATTGATGAAGATATTGCGACAGGATCTGCACAATGTTCATTGGTGCCATATTGGTCAAACAAGTTATCAGTAGATCAGTTAGACACTCGTCAATTAGAAGTGCATCAGCGATCTCGCGAAGGCGGATATTTTCAAGTCACTCAAAACCAAAATGACAGTATTGAATTAAAGGTAAATGTTGTACTTAAGGACATTGTTAACTTAGGTGAGCTATAG